The Bernardetia litoralis DSM 6794 genome includes a window with the following:
- a CDS encoding alkaline phosphatase D family protein: MQKITLLYILFLVISLPAFGQDMSKITKIVSPTAQAAPTSLKRKISKINAQNEDLPFEERLKPFYHGVASGDPLSDRVIIWTRVTPNAETQTDDIPVKWYLTSDVELQNVVAEGEFTTNADRDFTVKIDVVGLDANTTYYYYFSALKANSLIGRTKTAPDETSAEHLKFAVVSCQNYEAGYFNAFGRIADRNDLDAVVHLGDYIYEYGKGVYGANLIERSHQPETEILTAADYRTRYSLYRLDHNLRRAHQQHPFITIWDDHEFANDSYKDGAQNHTDSTEGSWADRKTISKRVYDEWMPIRTVNTGIYRVINYGNLMDLIMIDTRIEGRDEQINDVTNPLMYAPNRTLLGQTQKEWFLDKLGNSTAKWKVIGNQVIFSEFNVGWAAAALTPPQTPEQIESGFTDIWDGYPIERDNIIDFMSDNSIDNVVWLTGDFHSTFAFDVAKRPSIFGFDQATPTYNAETGEGSVAVEFATPSIASANFDENVGTATATALEYQINKPLPAPLEGVNPNPHMKFVDLDRHGYFILDIKEEAVQADWFFVEKVLEPTEIEEFAQGWLTTDGRNHLTKADAQTAPKTTQATVAPDEVPEYIDEITGIFSPKNEFTDIAILSLYPNPSSTIALVNYAVARPMNVTIKLIDSQGKIVKVINEQKNVSGNFALQFSVKDLSTGVYILQFETEKGQISRRMVVGK, translated from the coding sequence ATGCAAAAAATTACTCTTTTATATATCTTGTTTTTGGTAATTAGCTTACCTGCTTTTGGACAAGATATGAGCAAGATTACAAAGATTGTTAGTCCAACAGCACAAGCTGCTCCGACTTCTCTTAAAAGAAAAATATCCAAAATTAATGCTCAAAATGAAGACTTGCCTTTTGAAGAGCGTCTAAAACCATTTTATCATGGTGTAGCTTCTGGTGACCCACTCTCTGACCGAGTAATAATTTGGACACGAGTAACACCTAATGCCGAAACTCAAACAGATGATATTCCTGTAAAATGGTATCTTACTTCTGATGTAGAATTGCAAAATGTAGTGGCTGAAGGCGAATTTACAACCAATGCAGATAGAGATTTTACAGTCAAAATTGATGTGGTAGGATTAGATGCAAATACTACTTATTATTATTATTTTTCAGCTTTAAAAGCAAATTCACTTATCGGACGCACCAAAACTGCTCCAGATGAAACAAGTGCAGAGCATTTGAAATTTGCTGTTGTTTCTTGTCAAAATTATGAAGCTGGTTATTTTAATGCCTTTGGAAGAATAGCAGACCGAAATGACCTTGATGCTGTTGTGCATTTGGGAGATTATATTTATGAATATGGAAAAGGAGTATATGGAGCAAACCTTATTGAACGCTCACATCAACCCGAAACAGAAATATTAACAGCAGCAGATTATCGCACTCGTTATTCATTGTATCGTTTAGACCATAATCTTCGAAGAGCGCATCAACAACATCCTTTTATTACAATTTGGGATGACCACGAATTTGCAAATGATTCTTATAAAGATGGAGCGCAAAATCATACAGATTCTACAGAGGGAAGCTGGGCAGATAGAAAAACAATCTCAAAACGTGTTTATGATGAATGGATGCCAATCCGAACAGTAAATACAGGAATTTATAGAGTGATTAATTATGGAAATCTAATGGATTTGATTATGATTGATACTCGTATTGAAGGACGTGATGAGCAAATAAATGATGTTACAAACCCACTTATGTATGCACCAAATCGTACACTTTTAGGACAAACACAAAAAGAATGGTTTTTAGATAAACTAGGAAATTCTACTGCAAAATGGAAAGTTATTGGTAATCAAGTTATATTTTCTGAGTTTAATGTAGGCTGGGCTGCTGCTGCACTTACTCCTCCACAAACTCCTGAACAAATAGAAAGTGGTTTTACTGATATTTGGGATGGTTATCCAATCGAAAGAGATAATATTATTGATTTTATGTCAGATAATTCTATTGATAATGTAGTTTGGCTAACAGGTGATTTTCATTCTACTTTTGCTTTTGATGTAGCCAAACGACCATCTATTTTTGGATTTGACCAAGCAACACCTACTTATAACGCCGAAACTGGTGAAGGTTCAGTGGCTGTTGAATTTGCAACTCCAAGTATTGCCTCTGCTAATTTTGATGAAAATGTAGGCACAGCTACTGCGACTGCCTTAGAATATCAAATCAATAAACCTCTTCCTGCTCCTTTGGAAGGCGTAAATCCAAATCCTCACATGAAATTTGTTGATTTGGATAGACACGGTTATTTTATTTTAGATATCAAAGAAGAAGCTGTTCAAGCAGATTGGTTTTTTGTAGAAAAAGTATTAGAACCAACCGAAATTGAAGAGTTTGCTCAAGGATGGCTTACAACAGATGGAAGAAATCATTTGACAAAAGCTGATGCTCAAACTGCTCCCAAAACTACTCAAGCGACAGTAGCTCCAGATGAAGTTCCTGAATATATAGATGAGATTACAGGAATTTTTTCTCCAAAAAATGAATTTACAGATATTGCAATTTTGAGTTTGTATCCAAATCCATCTTCTACAATTGCACTTGTAAATTATGCTGTGGCTCGCCCAATGAATGTAACTATCAAACTTATTGACTCACAAGGGAAAATAGTTAAAGTAATTAATGAACAGAAAAATGTAAGTGGAAATTTTGCGCTTCAATTTTCTGTAAAAGACCTTTCAACAGGAGTTTATATTCTTCAATTTGAAACAGAAAAAGGACAAATCAGCCGTAGAATGGTAGTCGGAAAATAA
- a CDS encoding vWA domain-containing protein: MKTIHSIFSQKQVFAFAFLFCFLVIFAACSNQKTTSTSNIMADSAVLVSADKDKEVIDVPMTNIPTPISPEEIIEVENEIELSENIEIKIEDVEIEIDNIVTDVTAIEREKEEEEVEQVFGIYEMPIKKIKKEPIKQNTENYQKLVENKFIQPKNEALSTFSIDVDNASYTTARRFIQSGQLPNPNSVRIEEFINYFDYDYPQPKNDVPFSINTEISVAPWNTKHKLVHIGIQGKELDYKNLSASNLVFLIDASGSMEDPNKLPLLRSSLKMLLNEMNEKDHISIVAYAGAAGLVLPSTSVKEKAKILNALENVSAGGSTAGGAGITLAYKIAKENFIKNGNNRVILCTDGDFNVGVNSADDLVKLIETKRNDDIFLTVCGFGMGNYQDHQMEELSNAGNGNYFYIDNIQEAKKVFIKEMRATLFTIAKDVKIQIEFNPTKVAAYRLIGYENRMLKKEDFNDDKKDAGELGAGHTVTALYEIVPVGVESNFLTSVDDLRYQGSSKTSTNYTVVASSDELLNLKLRYKKPNETKSKLIVSPLKDENIALSKTSDNFRFSAAVASFGMILRDSEYKSNSDYQTVIGLGKNAKGKDTEGYRTEFLKLVESCMLMSK; this comes from the coding sequence ATGAAAACTATACATTCAATATTCTCACAAAAACAGGTTTTTGCTTTTGCTTTTCTATTTTGCTTTTTAGTTATTTTTGCAGCTTGTTCTAATCAAAAAACAACTTCAACTAGCAATATAATGGCTGATTCTGCTGTTTTAGTTAGTGCTGATAAAGATAAAGAAGTGATAGATGTTCCAATGACAAATATTCCAACGCCAATATCTCCAGAAGAAATAATAGAGGTAGAAAATGAGATAGAATTAAGTGAAAATATAGAAATAAAAATAGAAGATGTCGAAATAGAAATCGACAATATTGTAACTGATGTAACAGCGATAGAACGAGAAAAAGAAGAGGAAGAAGTAGAACAAGTATTTGGTATATATGAAATGCCTATTAAAAAAATTAAGAAAGAACCTATTAAACAAAACACCGAAAACTACCAAAAATTAGTAGAAAATAAATTTATCCAACCAAAAAATGAAGCTCTTTCTACTTTTTCGATTGATGTAGATAATGCTTCTTATACTACTGCTCGTCGTTTTATTCAGTCTGGACAGCTTCCAAATCCTAATTCGGTTCGTATTGAAGAGTTTATAAATTATTTTGATTATGATTATCCACAACCCAAAAACGATGTTCCTTTTTCTATAAATACAGAAATTTCGGTTGCGCCTTGGAACACAAAACACAAATTAGTTCATATAGGAATTCAAGGAAAAGAATTGGATTACAAAAACCTGTCAGCTTCTAACCTTGTCTTTTTAATTGACGCTTCGGGTTCGATGGAAGACCCAAACAAACTCCCTCTTTTACGTTCTTCTTTGAAAATGCTTTTGAATGAAATGAATGAAAAAGACCATATTTCGATTGTCGCTTATGCTGGTGCTGCTGGTTTGGTTTTGCCTTCTACTTCGGTAAAAGAAAAAGCTAAAATCTTGAATGCTTTAGAAAATGTTTCGGCAGGTGGAAGTACAGCAGGAGGAGCAGGAATAACTTTAGCTTACAAAATTGCAAAAGAAAATTTTATCAAAAATGGAAATAATAGAGTGATTTTGTGTACCGATGGAGATTTTAATGTTGGTGTTAATTCGGCAGATGACCTTGTAAAACTTATCGAAACAAAACGAAATGATGATATTTTCTTGACTGTTTGTGGTTTTGGAATGGGAAATTATCAAGACCATCAAATGGAAGAATTAAGTAATGCAGGAAATGGAAATTATTTTTACATTGATAATATTCAAGAAGCCAAAAAAGTATTTATAAAAGAAATGAGAGCTACACTTTTTACGATTGCAAAAGATGTCAAGATTCAAATTGAATTTAATCCTACAAAAGTAGCTGCTTATCGTCTTATTGGTTATGAAAACAGAATGCTCAAAAAAGAAGATTTTAATGATGACAAAAAAGATGCAGGTGAGCTTGGCGCAGGACATACCGTAACAGCATTGTACGAAATTGTTCCTGTTGGTGTAGAGAGTAATTTTCTGACTTCGGTAGATGATTTGCGTTATCAGGGTAGTTCTAAAACAAGCACAAATTATACAGTAGTTGCTTCTTCTGATGAGCTTCTTAATTTGAAATTGCGCTACAAAAAGCCTAATGAAACTAAAAGTAAATTAATTGTAAGTCCATTAAAAGATGAAAATATTGCTTTATCCAAAACATCTGATAACTTTCGTTTTTCGGCTGCTGTGGCAAGTTTTGGAATGATTTTGAGAGATTCGGAATACAAATCAAATTCGGATTATCAAACAGTTATTGGTTTAGGAAAGAATGCTAAAGGAAAAGATACAGAAGGATACAGAACTGAATTTTTGAAGTTAGTAGAAAGTTGTATGTTGATGAGTAAGTAA
- the thpR gene encoding RNA 2',3'-cyclic phosphodiesterase: MTPPLQKTSRLFIAIPLPQFLKEALQECQEWLSSYPEMKVIKNWVETSKMHITLHFLGDVSHQKISQIQEIVNQIAKEFPLTLTMKDFGTFRNNELPHVLWVGIDKNEALANLHEKLAQKLEAIDLEIENSENYNPHVTLAYIRTNDEAKKAIKERLKKILVGEIGVWDSNEIELISSTQTQEGSVYKVIS, translated from the coding sequence TTGACACCCCCTCTACAAAAAACATCTCGTTTATTCATTGCTATTCCTCTTCCTCAGTTCTTAAAAGAGGCTTTACAAGAATGCCAAGAGTGGCTTTCTTCTTATCCAGAAATGAAGGTTATTAAAAATTGGGTAGAAACTTCTAAAATGCACATTACATTGCACTTTTTAGGAGATGTTTCGCATCAAAAAATTTCGCAAATACAGGAAATAGTAAACCAAATAGCGAAAGAATTTCCTTTGACACTAACCATGAAAGATTTTGGCACATTCAGAAATAATGAACTTCCCCATGTACTTTGGGTAGGAATTGATAAAAATGAAGCATTAGCAAATCTTCATGAAAAATTAGCTCAAAAATTAGAAGCAATAGATTTAGAAATTGAAAATTCTGAAAATTATAATCCACATGTTACTTTAGCTTATATTCGTACTAATGACGAAGCTAAAAAAGCAATTAAAGAACGTCTCAAAAAAATATTGGTAGGAGAAATTGGTGTTTGGGATAGCAATGAAATTGAATTAATTAGCAGTACACAAACTCAAGAAGGTTCTGTGTATAAGGTGATTAGCTAA
- a CDS encoding GDSL-type esterase/lipase family protein: MMKIKKRVIWFLIILISIPTLAFCQDDLQEKTKKLEDSIRLMLYKERPYFEVVNYGANRIQMKDSTSLDYFFEALYKLQNQKKGEKGQVKVLHMGDSHVQADFFTGKVRSLFQEDKRFGDAGRGFIFPYSAARTNNPFDYKTRYTGAWTSQKMVSNKDQSQWGISGINVETTNPKSTITLEPLEYNGRKPSKIEKIRIYYPILNEELFEAVIIAPTNEIKSQKMHPDGYLEVIFSVPQTSVSIGLDKTDDIQTHFILQGISLENNDKGVLYHAVGINGAETRHYLRCEDFETQLRSIQPDLVVISLGTNDAYPARFDDIAFKGNISKIIAQIRNINPNTSILLASPNDTYRYKKYANYNTQKVEQRMQELVKEKNVALWNFYQIMGGFKSIIEWQKVKLGQSDRIHLSQTGYNLQGDLFYEAINEQYKKWIEKNRL; the protein is encoded by the coding sequence ATGATGAAAATAAAAAAACGAGTAATTTGGTTTTTGATAATTTTAATTTCAATTCCTACACTGGCATTTTGTCAAGATGATTTACAAGAAAAAACAAAGAAATTAGAAGATTCTATTCGCTTAATGCTTTATAAAGAACGTCCTTATTTTGAGGTTGTTAATTATGGTGCAAACCGAATTCAGATGAAAGATAGCACTTCATTAGATTATTTTTTTGAGGCTTTATATAAACTTCAAAATCAAAAAAAAGGAGAAAAAGGACAAGTAAAAGTCCTTCACATGGGAGATTCTCATGTTCAAGCTGATTTTTTTACAGGAAAAGTTAGGAGTTTATTTCAAGAAGACAAACGTTTTGGAGATGCAGGACGTGGATTTATTTTTCCTTATTCGGCAGCCAGAACAAACAACCCATTTGATTACAAAACTCGTTATACAGGAGCTTGGACAAGTCAAAAAATGGTTAGTAATAAAGACCAATCACAATGGGGAATTTCTGGAATAAATGTAGAAACAACAAATCCAAAATCAACAATTACCCTAGAACCATTAGAATATAATGGGCGCAAACCATCAAAAATAGAAAAAATAAGAATTTATTATCCAATCCTAAATGAAGAGCTTTTTGAAGCTGTAATTATTGCACCAACCAACGAAATAAAATCTCAAAAAATGCACCCAGATGGTTATTTAGAGGTTATTTTTTCTGTTCCTCAAACTTCTGTGAGTATTGGATTAGACAAAACAGATGATATTCAAACTCATTTTATTTTACAAGGAATTTCTTTAGAAAATAATGATAAAGGAGTTTTGTACCACGCTGTCGGAATAAATGGCGCAGAAACAAGACATTATTTGCGCTGTGAAGATTTTGAAACACAACTTAGAAGTATTCAACCCGATTTAGTTGTTATTTCTTTGGGAACAAATGATGCGTACCCAGCTCGTTTTGATGATATTGCTTTTAAAGGAAATATATCAAAAATTATCGCTCAAATTAGAAATATTAATCCAAATACTTCTATTTTATTAGCTTCTCCAAATGATACCTATCGTTATAAAAAATATGCAAACTACAATACTCAAAAAGTAGAACAGCGTATGCAAGAACTAGTAAAAGAAAAAAATGTTGCCCTTTGGAATTTTTATCAAATAATGGGAGGTTTCAAATCAATTATTGAATGGCAGAAGGTAAAATTAGGACAATCTGATAGAATTCATCTTTCGCAAACAGGATATAATTTGCAAGGTGATTTGTTTTATGAAGCCATTAATGAACAGTACAAAAAATGGATTGAGAAAAATAGACTGTAG
- a CDS encoding head GIN domain-containing protein: MKMLNHKLTTFFFSLLVLFAFTFSSVFAQEVRSVSNFNEISSAGSFDIKIVKSSKNEVKIEGADADLLEKLETEVEGNDLKIGIKRGMNWKSYSSNKVTITVYHTDKLEELSLAGSGSIEWNGELYSSNLEIKVAGSGKVCGRVAVSELDVSLAGSGKICLKGAATQQEVSLAGSGDYEAEDLKTQETEIKISGSGDAQVYVTEVLDAKISGSGDVRYETGGNNLKRKIVKVSGSGKVHKS, from the coding sequence ATGAAAATGCTCAATCACAAACTAACTACTTTCTTTTTTTCTCTTTTAGTCCTTTTTGCATTCACATTTTCTAGTGTTTTTGCACAAGAAGTTCGAAGTGTATCAAACTTCAATGAAATCTCATCAGCAGGAAGTTTTGATATTAAAATTGTAAAATCTTCTAAAAACGAGGTCAAAATAGAAGGCGCAGATGCAGATCTGTTAGAAAAATTAGAAACTGAAGTAGAAGGTAATGACCTCAAAATTGGAATAAAAAGAGGAATGAATTGGAAATCATACAGCTCTAATAAAGTAACAATCACTGTTTATCACACTGATAAATTAGAAGAATTATCACTTGCTGGTTCGGGTTCTATCGAATGGAATGGCGAATTATACAGCTCTAATTTAGAAATTAAGGTGGCTGGTTCTGGAAAAGTATGTGGGCGAGTTGCTGTTTCAGAATTAGATGTAAGTCTTGCAGGTTCTGGAAAAATATGCTTGAAAGGTGCAGCTACACAACAAGAAGTAAGTCTTGCAGGTTCTGGAGATTATGAAGCAGAAGACCTCAAAACACAAGAAACCGAAATCAAAATATCGGGTTCTGGAGATGCACAAGTTTATGTAACTGAAGTGTTAGATGCAAAAATTTCAGGCTCTGGAGATGTTCGTTATGAAACAGGTGGAAATAATTTAAAAAGAAAAATTGTAAAAGTAAGTGGTTCAGGAAAAGTACATAAAAGCTAA
- a CDS encoding ArnT family glycosyltransferase — protein sequence MSIKNWFLLSFFALLKLQTPFLLNKAYSFHKDELLYLALGRHLDFGFLEVPPVIALFASFIQNTFGESLWAVHLMAGLAGTALVILTGMIANQMGGKTFAILFAGFIVIFSPAFLRVHTLFQPVGWDILGWTWLIYFWVRHIKTQKGRYLVGMGIIAGIFLLNKYSIIFCIVAILIATLASKERQWLLNKKLWLSFGITFLIILPNFIWQAFHNYPIFHHIEKLNVTQLKNINPLDFIIDQFVMHLPITWVWLLGFTGLLKSKTLKPFKIIALFFVVVILMLLFLHNESYYTLGAFPVMLAAGSVAIERLTKNRTFLRVPAVVIPIMLILPLLPFSIPVLSPEKLTEYAATFTKQTGEEVFNRWKDGKIHAIPQDFANMIGWKEIATLTAKAYYEIPIQERKNTVIFAQNYGQAGAIDFYGKEFNLPPCISFSNNYLLWSPEKITQKRVIYINNDLNENIKQNFKKQTLIGQTTDKYAKEKGTQVWLLENPTKKFEEWYEQTRKESMSFLK from the coding sequence ATGTCAATCAAAAACTGGTTTTTACTTTCTTTTTTCGCTCTTCTCAAATTACAAACTCCTTTTTTACTTAATAAAGCATATAGTTTTCATAAAGATGAGCTGCTTTATCTTGCTTTAGGAAGACATTTAGACTTTGGATTTTTGGAAGTACCTCCAGTGATTGCACTTTTTGCATCATTTATCCAAAATACTTTTGGAGAATCTTTGTGGGCAGTTCATTTGATGGCTGGTTTGGCAGGAACAGCTTTAGTAATCTTGACAGGAATGATAGCTAACCAAATGGGAGGAAAAACATTTGCTATCCTTTTTGCTGGTTTTATTGTTATTTTTTCACCTGCTTTTTTGCGTGTACATACACTGTTTCAGCCTGTGGGTTGGGATATTTTGGGTTGGACATGGCTTATTTATTTTTGGGTTCGGCATATCAAAACTCAAAAAGGACGTTATTTGGTCGGAATGGGAATAATTGCAGGTATTTTCCTTCTAAACAAATACAGTATTATTTTTTGTATAGTTGCAATTTTGATAGCTACTTTAGCTTCAAAAGAAAGACAATGGCTTCTTAATAAAAAATTATGGCTTAGTTTCGGCATTACTTTTTTGATTATCCTTCCTAATTTTATTTGGCAAGCCTTTCATAATTATCCTATCTTTCATCACATAGAAAAGCTTAATGTTACTCAGCTCAAAAATATCAATCCTTTAGATTTTATTATTGACCAATTTGTAATGCACCTTCCTATTACATGGGTTTGGCTTTTGGGATTTACAGGGCTGTTAAAAAGCAAAACTCTAAAACCTTTCAAAATAATAGCTTTATTTTTTGTGGTAGTCATCTTGATGTTATTATTTTTACACAATGAAAGTTATTATACACTTGGTGCTTTTCCTGTGATGTTGGCTGCTGGCTCAGTTGCCATCGAACGTCTTACAAAAAATCGTACTTTTTTACGTGTTCCTGCTGTTGTGATTCCGATAATGCTGATTTTGCCTTTACTTCCTTTTAGTATTCCTGTTTTGAGTCCTGAAAAACTGACAGAATATGCAGCTACTTTTACCAAACAAACAGGAGAAGAAGTATTTAATCGTTGGAAAGATGGAAAAATACATGCCATTCCACAAGATTTTGCTAATATGATTGGGTGGAAAGAAATTGCTACACTAACAGCAAAAGCATATTATGAAATTCCAATTCAGGAACGAAAAAATACAGTTATTTTTGCTCAAAATTATGGACAAGCTGGAGCAATCGATTTTTACGGAAAAGAATTTAATTTGCCTCCATGTATTAGTTTTTCAAATAATTATTTGCTTTGGAGTCCTGAGAAGATAACTCAAAAAAGAGTAATTTATATTAATAACGACCTCAACGAAAACATAAAACAAAATTTTAAAAAACAGACTTTAATAGGACAAACTACAGACAAATACGCAAAAGAAAAAGGGACACAAGTTTGGCTTTTAGAAAACCCAACTAAAAAATTTGAAGAATGGTATGAACAGACCAGAAAAGAATCAATGAGTTTTTTGAAGTAA
- a CDS encoding glycosyltransferase family 61 protein, whose product MKKQKIIESRITKRKSAKNIIQEDNDLFAHELEKQLPSIHVLKLSNTYLVNGYLVKIAGFKNYNSYTHTYSISKKRIILNFAKVILSNLLSKTKHIENAIFATDNWSDGYFHWLTDVLPRTLVAKKSNTNNNAELLLPKKLEGYDFAKITGKKLHQKLYFYEKNQVYQIKEIILPSHIANSGNYDKELMQEIRKLFTSPQKVQNLGKKIYISRQKSRFRKINNEDEVQQLLKKYNYETHYFEDYNFEKQIELMQQTTSLIGLHGAGLTNMLFMNPNTKILEIRNQEDKHNNCYFSLASDLDIDYYYLLSEGDSSHTHTVNIEVNIRKLEQSILEMEI is encoded by the coding sequence ATGAAAAAACAAAAAATTATAGAAAGTCGAATAACAAAAAGAAAAAGTGCAAAAAATATTATTCAAGAAGATAATGATTTGTTTGCTCATGAATTAGAAAAACAACTTCCTAGTATTCATGTTTTAAAGCTTTCAAATACTTATTTAGTAAATGGTTATTTAGTAAAAATAGCAGGTTTCAAAAATTACAATTCTTATACACACACTTATTCGATAAGTAAAAAAAGAATCATTTTAAATTTTGCAAAGGTAATTTTATCAAATTTATTATCTAAAACAAAACACATAGAAAATGCCATTTTTGCAACTGATAATTGGTCAGATGGCTATTTTCATTGGCTTACTGATGTTTTACCTCGTACTTTGGTTGCCAAAAAATCCAATACTAATAATAACGCAGAATTATTACTTCCCAAAAAACTAGAAGGTTATGATTTTGCCAAAATTACAGGAAAAAAACTACATCAAAAATTATATTTTTATGAAAAAAATCAAGTCTATCAAATCAAAGAAATAATTTTACCTTCTCATATTGCAAATAGTGGCAATTATGATAAAGAGTTGATGCAAGAAATTAGAAAGCTCTTTACATCTCCTCAAAAAGTACAAAATTTAGGTAAAAAAATATATATAAGTCGTCAGAAATCAAGATTTAGAAAGATAAATAATGAAGACGAAGTACAACAACTACTTAAAAAATATAATTATGAAACTCATTATTTCGAAGATTATAATTTTGAAAAACAAATTGAACTGATGCAACAAACAACTTCTTTGATTGGATTACATGGCGCAGGACTTACCAATATGCTTTTCATGAATCCGAATACAAAAATTTTGGAAATCCGAAATCAAGAAGACAAACACAATAATTGTTATTTCTCCTTAGCTTCTGACTTGGATATTGATTATTATTATTTGCTCTCAGAGGGAGATTCTTCACATACACATACCGTAAATATAGAAGTAAACATCAGGAAACTGGAGCAAAGTATCTTAGAAATGGAAATATAA
- the trmD gene encoding tRNA (guanosine(37)-N1)-methyltransferase TrmD — MRIDIITCLPQLIESFIGHSILQRAQANNLVTLTLHDLKKYSQDKHGRIDDYAFGGGAGMVMTPVPLATCIEELLSENKYDEIIYMTPDGVTFNQSMANTYSLKENIMIICGHYKGIDERIRQKYVTKEISVGDFVVSGGEIPAALIADAIIRLVPRVMNDETSALTDSFQDDLLAPPVYTRPANWEGMEVPEILLSGHAAKIEDWRLQQAMERTKKRRPDLWKKYSE; from the coding sequence ATGCGTATAGATATTATTACTTGTCTGCCACAACTTATTGAAAGTTTTATTGGTCATTCTATTTTACAAAGAGCGCAAGCAAACAATCTTGTAACTCTCACTCTTCACGACCTCAAAAAATATAGTCAAGACAAACACGGACGTATTGATGATTATGCCTTTGGTGGTGGAGCAGGAATGGTTATGACTCCTGTGCCATTAGCTACCTGTATTGAAGAATTATTGAGTGAAAATAAATATGATGAAATTATTTATATGACACCTGATGGAGTTACATTCAATCAATCAATGGCAAATACATATTCTTTGAAGGAAAATATAATGATAATTTGTGGACATTATAAAGGAATAGACGAAAGAATACGCCAAAAATATGTTACAAAAGAAATTTCAGTAGGCGACTTTGTAGTTTCTGGTGGTGAAATTCCTGCTGCTTTGATAGCTGATGCAATTATTCGTTTAGTACCTCGTGTGATGAATGACGAAACTTCTGCTCTGACAGACTCTTTTCAAGATGATTTATTAGCTCCTCCTGTTTATACTCGTCCTGCAAATTGGGAAGGAATGGAAGTTCCTGAAATATTACTTTCTGGACATGCAGCCAAAATTGAAGACTGGAGATTACAACAAGCTATGGAAAGAACCAAAAAACGTCGTCCAGATTTGTGGAAAAAATATAGTGAATAA